In one Brassica oleracea var. oleracea cultivar TO1000 chromosome C9, BOL, whole genome shotgun sequence genomic region, the following are encoded:
- the LOC106316131 gene encoding probable E3 ubiquitin-protein ligase RHA2B, producing the protein MGLQGQLSDVSSDSIPLMLVALIATLFKHVRSFFLRFSSSVVVEEDASASSVYSRLANLADQLKFNRLLSYLYADNAAASDCIVCLSTLKTGEEVRKLDCRHVFHKQCLEGWIQHLNFNCPLCRSPLIAHGGCDSIPLVTASH; encoded by the coding sequence ATGGGGTTACAAGGTCAACTCTCGGACGTTTCCTCCGATTCAATCCCTCTGATGCTCGTCGCTCTCATCGCTACTTTGTTCAAACACGTCCGCTCTTTCTTCCTCCGCTTCTCCTCCTCCGTCGTCGTCGAAGAAGATGCTTCAGCCTCCTCCGTTTACTCCAGACTCGCGAACCTCGCCGACCAGCTCAAATTCAATCGACTCTTGTCATACCTCTACGCTGATAACGCCGCCGCCTCCGATTGCATCGTGTGTTTGTCTACACTCAAGACCGGAGAAGAAGTGAGGAAGCTGGATTGCAGACACGTGTTCCACAAACAGTGCTTGGAAGGTTGGATCCAGCATCTCAATTTCAACTGCCCCTTGTGTAGATCTCCATTGATTGCCCACGGAGGATGTGATTCGATCCCTCTTGTCACTGCATCTCATTGA
- the LOC106313039 gene encoding lipid phosphate phosphatase 1 encodes MVFGSFFSSLKFWGNSQEQEPQRGRMQEIDLGIHTIRSHGGSVASKHKHDWIILVILVAIEIGLQLISPFYRYVGRDMMTDLKYPFNDNTVPVWSVPIYAVLLPIIIFVCFYMKRTCVYDLHHSILGLLFTVLITGIITDSIKLATGRPRPNFYWRCFPDGKEVYNALGGVICHGKPGEVKEGHKSFPSGHTSWSFAGLGYLSLYLSGKVKAFNREGHVAKLCIVFAPLLAACLVGISRVDDYWHHWQDVFAGALIGLFVAAFCYRQFYPNPYHEEGWGPYAYFRAVQERGQAQNGDALRTMSLQVEPTSLENMESGTSSVRR; translated from the exons ATGGTCTTTGGATCGTTCTTCTCTTCTCTCAAGTTCTGGGGAAATTCTCAG GAACAGGAGCCGCAGAGAGGGAGGATGCAGGAGATAGATCTCGGCATCCACACTATAAGAAGCCACGGAGGCAGCGTCGCCTCTAAACACAAACACGACTGGATCATACTCGTGATCTTGGTGGCCATCGAGATCGGTTTGCAGCTCATATCTCCTTTCTACAGATACGTCGGTAGAGACATGATGACTGATCTCAAATACCCTTTTAACGACAACACCGTCCCTGTCTGGTCAGTACCAATCTACGCTGTGCTGCTCCCAATCATAATCTTCGTCTGTTTCTACATGAAGAGGACATGCGTGTACGATCTTCACCACAGCATTCTCGGGCTTCTCTTCACGGTTTTGATAACTGGTATCATCACTGACTCCATCAAGCTCGCCACCGGACGCCCTCGTCCTAACTTCTACTGGCGCTGCTTCCCTGACGGGAAAGAGGTGTACAACGCGTTGGGTGGTGTGATATGCCATGGTAAACCAGGAGAGGTTAAAGAAGGTCACAAAAGCTTCCCGAGTGGACACACGTCTTGGTCTTTCGCGGGACTTGGTTACCTTTCGCTGTACTTATCTGGTAAAGTCAAGGCCTTTAACAGAGAAGGGCATGTGGCTAAGCTCTGCATTGTGTTTGCTCCTCTCCTCGCGGCTTGTCTCGTGGGGATATCGCGTGTGGATGACTACTGGCATCATTGGCAAGACGTCTTTGCTGGAGCTCTTATTGGCCTCTTTGTGGCTGCCTTTTGTTACCGTCAGTTTTATCCTAACCCTTACCACGAAGAAGGGTGGGGTCCTTATGCTTATTTTAGAGCGGTGCAGGAGCGTGGACAAGCGCAGAATGGAGATGCGTTGAGGACAATGTCTTTGCAGGTGGAACCAACTTCTCTTGAAAACATGGAATCTGGTACTTCATCTGTTCGAAGATGA